AGCACCGGCATGAGCAGGCTCACGGCCGCGAGCCGCGCGGGGCCGCCGAACTCCGGCGTGCCGTTGACGTTGACCAGCATCGGGTACACGCCGGGCCGGCTGAGCTGGAGCGCGCTCTTGCCGGTGAGCGGCACGCTGACGTCGAGTTTCGCGGTCTGCCCCGGCTCCAGCGACTCGGTGAGCGTGGTGAAGTCGGTGAGCGGGCTGTCCTGGATCGGCTCGCCGGCCAGCACGCCCTTCAGCTCGCGGTCACCGGCCAGGCGTTCGCCGACCTGCAGCCGCACCTGCGGGCGGGAGATGCGGCGGTCGCCGATGTTGGTCACGGTGCCGGACACGGTCAGCGTCTTCGCGGACGTGGTGATCACGCGCGGGTTGAGCTGGTCGAGCTCGAGCCGCAGGCGTGGGGGCTCGGGGCTGGCGGCGTCCTGGGCCTGCGCGGGCGCGCCGAGGAGGGCGGCCGCTGCGAAGATCAGCAGGGACAGGAAGAAGGCGGCGGGCCGCTTCACTCGGGTGCTCCCTCTCAGGCGCGCTCGTCGTGCGCGAAAAGTTCTTTGGCCTTGCGGACCAGTTTGCGCTCGTCCGCGTAGGCCAGCGTCGTCTCCAGCTCGGCCAGCGGCACCCACGCGACTTCGGTGACCTCGACGTCCTCGTCGGAGAGCTCACCACCCGTCGACTCGAGCAGGAAGTGGTGCACGGTCTTGTGCACGCGGCGTCGTTCGGCCACGAACCAGTAGTCGATGGTGCCCAGCGGGCGCAGGACCTGCGCGGAGATGCCCGTCTCTTCCTTCACCTCGCGCACCGCTGTCTGCTCCACCGTCTCACCGTCCTCGATGTGGCCCTTCGGCAACGACCAGAGCAGTCTGCCGTGTCGGTCGAGGCGGCCGATCAGCACCGCGTGTTCCCGCCCGGCGTCGACGACCAGTCCGCCGGCCGATGTCTCGTCGACCGTGGTCAGGCGCCTGCCCCTCTGCCGCCTGCGCCGGCGGCGCGGCTTCGGCGCTCCGGCGCGGCCGGCAGATCCAGGCATGCTGCGATGCTAGAGCAAACGGTTGCCCAGGTACGCTGGCTCTCCGTGTCCGTGTCCGACGGCGTCCGTAGTAGTGGACGTCACTTCCCGTTGTCAGCTAATGGTGGGATGAAGTGAACAACCTGGTCGCCCAGCAGAACGCGGTGACGGAACTGATGCGAGTGTCCCCACTGGCCGACGAGCTGGCGGAGCGGTTCGCGCGAGCCGGCCACAGTCTCTACCTGGTCGGTGGCAGCGTGCGCGACGCGCTGCTCGGCCGGCTCTCGAGCGACCTCGACTTCACCACCGACGCGAGGCCGGACCGCGTGCTGCAGATCGTGAGCGACTGGGGCGACGCCGTGTGGGACGTCGGCATCGCGTTCGGCACGGTCGGGGTCACCAAGAAGGGCACCACGCTCGAGATCACCACGTTCCGCGCCGACAGCTACGACCGCGTCGGGCGCAACCCCGAGGTCACCTTCGGCGACTCCATCGAGGGCGACCTGTTGCGCCGCGACTTCACGGTCAACGCGATGGCGATCGACCTGGTCACGAAGACGTTCATCGACCCCCACGACGGCATCGACGCGCTGCGGCTGAAGGTGCTCGACACCCCGGCGACGCCGCAGGAGTCGTTCGCCGACGACCCGTTGCGCATGCTGCGCGCCGCCCGCTTCTCCTCACAGCTCGGTTTCACCGCCGCGCCGCGCGTGGTCGAGGCGATGACGTCGATGGCGAGCGAGATCGAGCGGATCACGGCCGAGCGCGTGCAGGCCGAGCTGTCGAAGCTGATGCTCGCCGCCGACCCGCGGCCCGGCCTGGAGCTGCTCGTGGACACGGGCCTGGCCGACCACGTGCTGCCCGAGCTGCCCGGCATGCGCCTGGCGATCGACGAGCACCACCAGCACAAGGACGTCTACCAGCATTCGCTGACCGTGCTGGCGCAGGCGATCGAGCTGGAGACCGCGCACGAGCCGGCGTCGGAGCCCGACCTGGTGTTGCGGCTGGCCGCGCTGCTGCACGACGTCGGCAAGCCGGAGACGCGCGAGTTCCTGCCGGGCGGCGGCGTGAGCTTCCACCATCACGAGGTCGTGGGCGCGCGGATGGCGCGCAAGCGTTTGCGTGCGCTCAAGTTCTCGAAGGAGATCGTGGAGCAGGTCTCGCAGCTCGTGTTCCTGCACCTGCGCTTCCACGGCTACGCCAACGGCGAGTGGACGGATTCGGCCGTGCGCCGCTACGTCACCGACGCCGGCGACCTGCTGACGCGGCTGCACAAGCTCGTGCGCGCCGACTCGACCACGCGCAACCGCAAGAAGGCGGCCGCGCTGCAGGCGACCTACGACGATCTCGAGCAGCGCATCGCGACGTTGAAGGAGCAGGAGGACCTCAACCGGGTCCGCCCCGACCTAGACGGCAACGAGATCATGCGGCTGCTCGGCCTCAAGCCGGGTCCGCAGGTCGGCAAGGCGTGGAAGTTCCTCAAGGAGCTGCGGCTGGACCGCGGTCCGCTCGATCACGACGAGGCCGTCGCCGAGCTGAAGAAGTGGGCTGAGTCGGAGGGCATCGCACCCGCGGAGTGATCTCGCGCTGCGGGCACGGGTGATCACCCTGGGGCGCCCTGAGGTCGGCGTGAGGTCTTCCGAGCGAACACGAGTCGAATTCGTGATCGCGAATCCGCCAAGATCCCCCTTTGGCCTCTGGAACGCGGCCCGGCGAGCGGGAATACTCGCTGCTCCGGGCGCTGCCGGAGGGAGCGCGCCCCGAACCGGGGAGATCGATGACGGCGCAGGCAACTGAGGACAAGGACGGCCGGCCGCCCCGCACGTCGAGCTTCCTCGTCACCCTGTTGAAGCGCGGCACGCCCGCGCTCGCGACGGCGACGACCGGGCTCACCGACGAGATCGCCGACCCCACGCCGCTGCGGGCGTTCAAGCGGATCTCGCGCATGGCTGGCGCGGTCGACGCCAGGTACAACGACGGGCTGCTGCTGCGGGCCGCCCGCTATGTGGTGCTGGTGCCGCTGGCCTACCGGATCGTCGCGGTGCCGGGCGCGTTCGGCGCGTTCGTGTCGGCGCACGGCTCGACCGGGGTGGTGCCCGTGGCGCTGGTGGCGTTGTGCTCGATGGCGATGAGCGCGTTCGGGATCTTCTGGATGCTGCGCAAGTCGCCGTTCCGGCCCGACCTCGCGGCGCGGCTGCTGGTGGCCGACCTGATCGTCACGGTGGGGTTCCAGCTGGTCATCGGCCTGGCCGAGCCGACCGCGGTGTTCCACGACGCACTCGGGGTGGCCGACAAGCACCTGCTGGGCGACATCGCGCTGCTGACGCTGGCCATCGGCATCCCGTCGGGGCTGGCGCTGGCGGCGCTGAGCCTGCCCGCGCGGCTGCTGTCCGATTTCCTCAACAGCGGTTCGGCGAACTTCGCGCAGGCCTGGTCGCTCTACCCGACGATGTTCGGGGTGCTGTTCACGGGCATCGGTGCGCTGATCCTGCTCGGTCTCGGCACGCGGCTCGCGCTGGCGTACGGCATCCGCAACGGCCGGCTCGCGGAACGCGCGCAGCAGCACCGGATGCTGCACGACACCGTGCTGCAGACGCTGGAGGCCATCTCGCTCGGCGGCACCGGCGAGTCGGGCGATCGGCTCGTGGAGGTGCAGCGGCTGGCCCGCGCGCAGGCGATGGAGCTGCGCCAGACGATCGAGACCGCGGCCGCGCAGCGGGAGGAAGAAGCGTCGCGGCCTCTGGGCGAGAAGCTCGCGGCGCTGGCGGCGGAAATGGCGCGCGACGGCCTGCGCGCGCAGCTCGTGATCGCGGAGCTCGACGAGGACACGCTGTCGGAAGTGCGCCAGATCGCGCTGCGCGACGCCGTGCGCGAGTCGCTGCGCAACACGATGAAGCACTCGGGCACGGACAAGGTCGTGGTGCGCGTGGAGGAACGCGACGGCGGCATCGCGGTGATCACGCGCGACCACGGGCAGGGCTTCAGTCCTGACGCGCGGCCCGCGGGGTTCGGCATCAGCCAGTCGATCAACGCGCGTCTCGGCGAGGTCGGCGGCACGGCCCTGGTGGAGTCGACGCCGGGCAGCGGCACGCGGGTGACGTTGTGGGTGCCGTTCTGATCGGCCTGCTACACAAGAGCGCGTGATCCTTGCCGATGCGCTCGCCGCCTACCGTGCCGGAGACGGTTCGCGGGCTCTTGAGCTCGCTTCACAGGCTGATTCTCCGTTGGGCGCCGAGCTTTCCGCGTACCTCGCGACCGACGGCTCGGGGCCGGTGTACGACCAGCCCGCGGCGTTCACCGCGTTCATCCGCGGCGGTGGCAACGTCTCGTTGTACGAGCGGCTGAGCGCTGCGCTGGCCGCGAAGTACGCGACGCTGCGGCCGGAATCGTTGCTGGACTTGGGTTGTGGCGACGGCCTGGCCGTGGTCCCGGCGCTGGCGCAATCCTCGTTCCAGCCGGGGCGGATCGACCTGGTGGAGCCGTCGGCGGCCTTGCTGGCCGACGTCGATGTGCCCAGGGCGAACCGGTTCGAGGCGACCGCGAAGACGTTCCTCGGAGCGAACGGTTCCACGTGGAACCTTGCGCAGTCGACGTTCGCGATGCAGTCCATGACACCCCCGGTGCGGGCGGCGGTGTTGCGGGAACTCCGGCCACGCACGGAAACGCTGGTGCTCGCCGAGTTCGACATCCCTGTGCTCGACGAGAGCTCAACAGAGTTCCTGCAGTCGCTGGTGACCCGCTACGAACGCGGTGTCGCCGAGTACGGCGACCAGGCTTCCCTGGTGGCGCAAGGCTTCCTGATGCCCGTGCTGCTCGGCGTCGCCGCGGGTGCGGAGCGCACGAACTGGGAGCAGCCGGCCCTCGCGTGGGTCGCCCAGCTTGAAATCGCGGGCTTCACCGAGGTGACGATCGAGCCGCTCGCGGGCTACTGGTGGTCCCCCGCCGTGCTCATCACCGCGAGTGGTTCACACGCGGGATAGCGCCCCCGCATCCACGTGCTGCAGCGCGGTCGAGCCGGGCCTGACGTGCGACGCCGCCGGAGGTTGCATCGACGAGGGTGATCCCACTGCGGAGCATCGAGACGGCAGTGCTGGGCATCTT
The sequence above is a segment of the Amycolatopsis sp. 2-15 genome. Coding sequences within it:
- a CDS encoding NUDIX hydrolase codes for the protein MPGSAGRAGAPKPRRRRRRQRGRRLTTVDETSAGGLVVDAGREHAVLIGRLDRHGRLLWSLPKGHIEDGETVEQTAVREVKEETGISAQVLRPLGTIDYWFVAERRRVHKTVHHFLLESTGGELSDEDVEVTEVAWVPLAELETTLAYADERKLVRKAKELFAHDERA
- a CDS encoding CCA tRNA nucleotidyltransferase produces the protein MRVSPLADELAERFARAGHSLYLVGGSVRDALLGRLSSDLDFTTDARPDRVLQIVSDWGDAVWDVGIAFGTVGVTKKGTTLEITTFRADSYDRVGRNPEVTFGDSIEGDLLRRDFTVNAMAIDLVTKTFIDPHDGIDALRLKVLDTPATPQESFADDPLRMLRAARFSSQLGFTAAPRVVEAMTSMASEIERITAERVQAELSKLMLAADPRPGLELLVDTGLADHVLPELPGMRLAIDEHHQHKDVYQHSLTVLAQAIELETAHEPASEPDLVLRLAALLHDVGKPETREFLPGGGVSFHHHEVVGARMARKRLRALKFSKEIVEQVSQLVFLHLRFHGYANGEWTDSAVRRYVTDAGDLLTRLHKLVRADSTTRNRKKAAALQATYDDLEQRIATLKEQEDLNRVRPDLDGNEIMRLLGLKPGPQVGKAWKFLKELRLDRGPLDHDEAVAELKKWAESEGIAPAE
- a CDS encoding sensor histidine kinase, with product MTAQATEDKDGRPPRTSSFLVTLLKRGTPALATATTGLTDEIADPTPLRAFKRISRMAGAVDARYNDGLLLRAARYVVLVPLAYRIVAVPGAFGAFVSAHGSTGVVPVALVALCSMAMSAFGIFWMLRKSPFRPDLAARLLVADLIVTVGFQLVIGLAEPTAVFHDALGVADKHLLGDIALLTLAIGIPSGLALAALSLPARLLSDFLNSGSANFAQAWSLYPTMFGVLFTGIGALILLGLGTRLALAYGIRNGRLAERAQQHRMLHDTVLQTLEAISLGGTGESGDRLVEVQRLARAQAMELRQTIETAAAQREEEASRPLGEKLAALAAEMARDGLRAQLVIAELDEDTLSEVRQIALRDAVRESLRNTMKHSGTDKVVVRVEERDGGIAVITRDHGQGFSPDARPAGFGISQSINARLGEVGGTALVESTPGSGTRVTLWVPF
- a CDS encoding class I SAM-dependent methyltransferase: MILADALAAYRAGDGSRALELASQADSPLGAELSAYLATDGSGPVYDQPAAFTAFIRGGGNVSLYERLSAALAAKYATLRPESLLDLGCGDGLAVVPALAQSSFQPGRIDLVEPSAALLADVDVPRANRFEATAKTFLGANGSTWNLAQSTFAMQSMTPPVRAAVLRELRPRTETLVLAEFDIPVLDESSTEFLQSLVTRYERGVAEYGDQASLVAQGFLMPVLLGVAAGAERTNWEQPALAWVAQLEIAGFTEVTIEPLAGYWWSPAVLITASGSHAG